ACTCCAGGGCGTCATTACCTCGAGCATTGGCAACGTAGCCAACAACGATGCTTCCGTCTGGCCGAAACCGAGTAGTCAATGGATATACCTCCGTGGAATGAATAGCGTGGAATTGGTCAAAGTCATAGTGTCTCCGCGACTAATATTAAAAGAATTCAATCTTCGTCCTCGGAACGTCAATAACTGAATTATATTCATTTACTGACGCCCGGTGAAGCATCGTTCGAGGAGCCAGTATGAACGAGTCCCGCCGCGCGGTGGGTCGACCGCGCACACGCCTGCTGAACAGAGAGGGAATCACGCAGGCCGCCCGCCAGATCTTGCTGTCCCGTGGTGACGAAGGTCTCACGATGACGAGCCTCGCGAAAGAACTCGGCGTCACGCCCTCGGCGCTTTATAACCACGCAAGCTCGAAACTCGAAATCCTCGCGTGGGTGCAGGAATCCGTATTCTCGGAAATTGATTATTCCGCCGTCGATTCGAAGCCGTGGGCTGAGGCCCTCGAGGATTGGGCACACAGCTATCTCGATGTCGCGGTCAAGCATCGGAAGTTGCTGCAGGCGCTCCCACCAATTCTCCCCGCCGATCGCCCAGGCACCTGGCCGATGTATGAGCGTATTGTCTCGGCCCTGGTTGAGGGTGGCTGGCCCATCGAATCCTGCGTTTCCGTCATCGAGGCACTTGAGGCATATATTTACGGCTGCTCGGTACGAGAGCCGTTTCATGCGGTGGATATCGACAACCCGGAGCTGAACGACACTGCCCCGACGTACCGCGCGGCGCTTGCGGCGCGCGAAGACGACGGTGTCGCGGCTGAAAAGGATGCGCTCTTCCGCATCGGTTTCTCGTCGATCTTAACGTGGAGTGCGGAGCAGCTCGGCGTCACATTGGACGCCGAAACTGCTCCGCACCTCGCCTAGCTCCTAGCCGCTACGCGTTCTTGCGAATCGCGTCGACGAGCACGTTCAGCCCGTCGGTGAGCAGCTCGTCGGTGATGACGAGCGGCGGTAGGAATCGGATCACGTTGCCGTAGGTGCCGCAGGTGAGGAACACAACGCCCTGGGCCTGCGCTTCAGCGACAACGGTCTTCACGAGCTCCGGGTTCGGCGTCTTGTCTGCGCCGGTCACGAGCTCGATCGCGAGCATGGCGCCGCGGCCGCGGACCTCGCCGACGACGTCGAGTTCGTCAACGAGCGGCTCGAGAACGCCGCGGATGGTCTTCTCGATGCGCAGCGCGGCTTCCTGGAGGCCATCCTCCTCGTACGAGGCGATCGTCGCGAGTGCGGCGGCGTTCGCGACCGGGTTACCTGCGTAGGTGCCGCCGATGCCGCCGGTGTGCGGCGCATCCATGATCTCGGCACGCCCAACGACCGCCGAGAGCGGCATGCCGCCCGCGATGCCCTTGGCGCTCGTCACGAGGTCGGGCTCGATGCCCTCCCACTCCGAGCAGAACCACTTGCCGGTGCGGCTCATGCCGGCCTGCACCTCGTCGGCGACGAAGACGATGCCGTTCTCGTTCGCGTATTCGACGAGCGCGGGCAGGAAGCCCTCGGCGGGAACGATGAAGCCACCCTCCCCGACGATCGGCTCGATGATGATTGCTGCGACGTTCTTCGCGCCGACCTGCTTGTCGATCACGTCGATCGTGCGGGCTGCGGCCTCAGGGCCCGAGAGCTCGTCGCGGAACGGGTAGCTAAGCGGCGCGCGGTACACCTCAGGTGCGAACGGGCCAAAGCCATCCTTGTACGGCATTGACTTCGACGTCATCGCCATCGTGAGGTTGGTGCGGCCGTGGAATGCGTGGTCAAACACGATGACGGCGTCGCGACCGGTGTACTTGCGCGCGATCTTGACCGCGTTCTCGACGGCCTCGGCGCCCGAGTTGAACAGCGCCGCCTTCTTCGGGAAGTCGCCCGGGGTGAGCTCGGTGAGCTTCTGGCAAAGGTCGACGTAGCTGCCGTACGGCGCGGTGTTGATCTGGAGGTGCGTGCTCGCGGCAGCAGCATCCTGAATCGCCTTGACGACCTTCGGGTTCGCGTTACCCACCGTGGTCACGCCAATGCCCGAGCCGAAGTCAATGAACTGGTTCCCGTCAACGTCGCGGAGGATCGCGCCATCCGCCTCGCCGATGTAGACCGGGAGCGAAGACCCGATCGAGGAGCTCACGTACTGCTGACGACGCTTGAGTAGCTCCTCCGACTTCGGACCGGGGATCTCGGTGACAATCTTCCGCTGCTGTTCGAGGCGAAACTCCATTGCACTGCCTTCCTTTGCTTGCAATTTTTCGTGTGGCAGCCCCATAGCTGCTCTGTCGAAAAGGTTACGGCGCACAACCATGCTGCCGGATGTGACCAGGCACGATTCTGCCTTCGATTGTTGTGCACTCGCATTACGTTTAGGCTGAATCGCATGCCCATTTCGATCGCCGAACTCCTGCGCGAGCCCGACCTCGGCCTCCGACTCCGCGTCGGCCACGGTCAGGCCCTCAACGAACGCATCGATTGGGCCGCCGCGACGGAGATGGCCGAGCCGAAGCCTTTCCTCACCGGCGGCGAGCTCGTCCTCACTACCGGGATGCGGTTGCGCTCGGTCCGCGCGTGTCGCAGCTTCGTGCGCTCAGTCGCCGAAGCCGGCTCGCGCGGCATCGGGTTTGGCTCCGGTTTCACCCACGATCACATCCCCGAGGCGCTCCTCGACGAGGCGCGCCGCGCGGAGCTCCCCATCATCGAAGTGCCGGTAGAAATTTCGTTCGCGCTCATCGCGAAGCGGGTCGCGGAGGCCAACGCGAAGGAACGCGTCGAGCAGGTCGAAGCGCAGCACCGCCGGCGCGAGCGCTTCGTCGAGCTCCTCATGGGCGACGGCGGCCTCGAGTCCATGCTCGCGGCG
This DNA window, taken from Gulosibacter molinativorax, encodes the following:
- a CDS encoding TetR/AcrR family transcriptional regulator; this encodes MNESRRAVGRPRTRLLNREGITQAARQILLSRGDEGLTMTSLAKELGVTPSALYNHASSKLEILAWVQESVFSEIDYSAVDSKPWAEALEDWAHSYLDVAVKHRKLLQALPPILPADRPGTWPMYERIVSALVEGGWPIESCVSVIEALEAYIYGCSVREPFHAVDIDNPELNDTAPTYRAALAAREDDGVAAEKDALFRIGFSSILTWSAEQLGVTLDAETAPHLA
- the gabT gene encoding 4-aminobutyrate--2-oxoglutarate transaminase, which gives rise to MEFRLEQQRKIVTEIPGPKSEELLKRRQQYVSSSIGSSLPVYIGEADGAILRDVDGNQFIDFGSGIGVTTVGNANPKVVKAIQDAAAASTHLQINTAPYGSYVDLCQKLTELTPGDFPKKAALFNSGAEAVENAVKIARKYTGRDAVIVFDHAFHGRTNLTMAMTSKSMPYKDGFGPFAPEVYRAPLSYPFRDELSGPEAAARTIDVIDKQVGAKNVAAIIIEPIVGEGGFIVPAEGFLPALVEYANENGIVFVADEVQAGMSRTGKWFCSEWEGIEPDLVTSAKGIAGGMPLSAVVGRAEIMDAPHTGGIGGTYAGNPVANAAALATIASYEEDGLQEAALRIEKTIRGVLEPLVDELDVVGEVRGRGAMLAIELVTGADKTPNPELVKTVVAEAQAQGVVFLTCGTYGNVIRFLPPLVITDELLTDGLNVLVDAIRKNA